The following coding sequences lie in one Macrobrachium nipponense isolate FS-2020 chromosome 45, ASM1510439v2, whole genome shotgun sequence genomic window:
- the LOC135214181 gene encoding protein FAM200C-like yields the protein MGSEHQVLLFHTEVRWLSRGKMLTHIAELADEIAIFLREYQSDFAENFEDEIFILSLSYLADIFGHLNDLNLSMQGMFANNIDCTEKVEAFKKKISLWKRRIQGGNVGSFPILDEKHGDKTIQPMLVENIVAHLSLLETTMAQYFPMDHSFPEWIQQPFLADMDDDDNLKEELIDLQVNQGCQKKFRTRPLSGFWCDQLVAYPGLAKAALEMNNCPEPTSNWVAS from the coding sequence ATGGGAAGTGAACATCAGGTGCTTCTCTTCCACACTGAAGTGCGATGGCTCTCCCGTGGGAAAATGCTGACACATATTGCAGAGCTCGCTGATGAGATTGCAATATTTCTCCGAGAGTATCAGAGTGATTTTGCTGAAAATTTTGAGGacgaaattttcattctctccctctcctaccTGGCAGACATTTTCGGTCATCTGAATGATCTCAACTTGTCCATGCAAGGCATGTTTGCTAATAATATTGATTGTACAGAGAAGGTAGAAgccttcaagaagaaaatatcactgtgGAAGCGTCGAATCCAGGGAGGAAATGTGGGAAGCTTTCCTATCCTGGATGAAAAACATGGAGACAAGACAATCCAGCCAATGCTTGTAGAAAATATTGTTGCTCACCTCTCACTCCTAGAGACCACTATGGCACAATACTTTCCCATGGATCATTCATTTCCAGAATGGATACAGCAGCCCTTCTTGGCAgatatggatgatgatgataacctaAAGGAGGAGCTTATTGATCTGCAGGTGAACCAGGGTTGTCAAAAAAAATTTCGCACACGACCTCTGTCAGGTTTCTGGTGTGACCAGTTGGTAGCATACCCTGGATTAGCAAAGGCAGCGCTGGAAATGAACAACTGCCCGGAACCGACTTCAAATTGGGTTGCTTCATGA